In one Kitasatospora cineracea genomic region, the following are encoded:
- a CDS encoding ATP-grasp domain-containing protein — protein MTEHQETTPDTLLVIGSGLKEYREYLVGPMSRRARAAGLELLLVNNLRPTWQREYFDEIVVADVFDTATMNATVREIAARRHVVGLLCWDEPLVLDAGLLAAELGVPGLSERGVRGVRDKERTRTVLTAAGLRQPGFALTTSPAEARAAAARIGYPVVLKPRAMGASIGVVFAADEHQLDEAFRTALSASEVDPGPYRASVIVEEYAGGPEISVDGAVHKGEYLPLFLARKYSSDEPYFEEVGHIVDAADPLLADPALLAHLADAHRALGVEDGITHTELRLTPRGPLIVEVNGRLGGDLIPLLGRIATGIEPGEVLFDVAVGRRPETAPSRTAVAGIRFGCPEQDCRLEELTLPEPGDAPGLRHAAPMAPPGTVLRLPPGGYLARHSFVVCEADSLPACEQRLADAAALVEARVSAVGPADPQAPFAMPAGLLDVDR, from the coding sequence ATGACGGAACATCAGGAAACGACACCGGACACCCTGCTGGTGATCGGCAGCGGACTCAAGGAGTACCGCGAGTACCTGGTCGGCCCGATGAGCCGCCGGGCCCGCGCCGCCGGCCTGGAACTGCTGCTGGTCAACAACCTGCGGCCGACCTGGCAGCGCGAGTACTTCGACGAGATCGTGGTCGCCGACGTCTTCGACACCGCCACCATGAACGCCACCGTCCGGGAGATCGCCGCCCGCAGGCACGTCGTCGGCCTGCTCTGCTGGGACGAGCCGCTGGTGCTGGACGCCGGCCTGCTGGCTGCCGAACTCGGCGTCCCCGGCCTGTCCGAGCGCGGCGTGCGCGGCGTGCGCGACAAGGAGCGCACCCGCACCGTGCTCACCGCCGCCGGCCTGCGCCAGCCCGGTTTCGCGCTCACCACGAGCCCGGCCGAGGCCCGGGCCGCCGCCGCCCGGATCGGCTACCCGGTGGTGCTCAAGCCGCGCGCCATGGGCGCCAGCATCGGCGTGGTGTTCGCCGCCGACGAGCACCAGCTCGACGAGGCGTTCCGCACCGCGCTGTCCGCCAGCGAGGTCGACCCCGGGCCGTACCGGGCCAGCGTGATCGTCGAGGAGTACGCGGGCGGCCCGGAGATCAGCGTGGACGGCGCCGTCCACAAGGGCGAGTACCTGCCGCTGTTCCTGGCCCGCAAGTACAGCAGCGACGAGCCGTACTTCGAGGAGGTCGGCCACATCGTCGACGCCGCCGACCCGCTGCTCGCCGACCCCGCGCTGCTGGCCCACCTGGCCGACGCGCACCGGGCGCTCGGCGTCGAGGACGGCATCACCCACACCGAGCTGCGGCTCACCCCGCGCGGCCCGCTGATCGTCGAGGTCAACGGCCGGCTCGGCGGCGACCTGATTCCGCTGCTGGGCCGGATCGCCACCGGCATCGAGCCCGGCGAGGTGCTGTTCGACGTCGCCGTGGGCCGCCGTCCGGAGACCGCGCCGAGCCGCACCGCGGTGGCCGGCATCCGCTTCGGCTGCCCCGAACAGGACTGCCGCCTGGAGGAGTTGACCCTCCCCGAGCCCGGCGACGCACCCGGCCTGCGGCACGCCGCGCCGATGGCCCCGCCCGGCACCGTGCTGCGGCTGCCCCCCGGCGGCTACCTGGCCCGGCACTCCTTCGTGGTCTGCGAGGCCGACAGCCTCCCCGCCTGCGAACAGCGCCTGGCCGACGCCGCCGCCCTGGTCGAGGCGCGGGTCTCCGCGGTCGGCCCGGCCGACCCGCAGGCCCCGTTCGCCATGCCCGCCGGGCTGCTGGACGTGGACCGGTGA
- a CDS encoding acyl-CoA dehydrogenase family protein: MTSEILRRAQELAPTLREKAPAIEANRTLPAEVVELLRTTGVFGMCYGPEWGGPGLTSMQQTEVVEALAYGDASAAWCAVIGANTGIYANFLDQTVAKEVFPRLDLVVAGLLQPSGRAERVPGGFRLSGRWSFGSGIKHADWVTSGAFLFQDGEPWAEPGSKHRHDSRQFLVRREQVEVIDNWDTTGLCGSGSCDYTMTDVFVPEEHTYTFATPQGRPGPLAQPDSFTRAMCGVPLGVARAALDHAREVATTRYDRMAGRSWADSWRVQTELARLEAEFNAVRAGVYGSMHRQWEVLAAGGTLDDLTPTERAASPLSWLHAFRSSRDIVARLYDLLQTWSINRSSPMDRWLRDTTVLAQHLVAQDRILQSAGAYLLGAEPEFGISLGLV, encoded by the coding sequence ATGACATCGGAAATCCTGCGCCGCGCCCAGGAGTTGGCGCCGACGCTGCGGGAGAAGGCCCCGGCGATCGAGGCCAACCGCACGCTGCCCGCCGAGGTGGTCGAACTGCTGCGCACCACCGGCGTGTTCGGCATGTGCTACGGCCCCGAGTGGGGCGGCCCCGGCCTCACCTCGATGCAGCAGACCGAGGTGGTGGAGGCACTCGCGTACGGCGACGCCTCGGCCGCCTGGTGCGCCGTGATCGGCGCCAACACCGGCATCTACGCCAACTTCCTGGACCAGACCGTCGCCAAGGAGGTCTTCCCCCGCCTCGACCTGGTGGTGGCCGGCCTGCTCCAGCCCTCGGGCCGGGCCGAGCGCGTCCCCGGCGGCTTCCGGCTCAGCGGCCGCTGGTCGTTCGGCTCCGGCATCAAGCACGCCGACTGGGTGACCTCCGGCGCCTTCCTGTTCCAGGACGGCGAGCCCTGGGCCGAGCCCGGCAGCAAGCACCGGCACGACTCCCGGCAGTTCCTGGTCCGCCGCGAACAGGTCGAGGTGATCGACAACTGGGACACCACCGGCCTGTGCGGCAGCGGCAGTTGCGACTACACGATGACCGACGTGTTCGTCCCCGAGGAGCACACCTACACCTTCGCCACCCCGCAGGGCCGCCCCGGCCCGCTCGCCCAGCCGGACTCCTTCACCCGGGCGATGTGCGGCGTCCCGCTCGGCGTGGCCCGCGCCGCCCTCGACCACGCCCGCGAGGTCGCCACCACCCGCTACGACCGTATGGCCGGCCGCAGCTGGGCCGACAGCTGGCGGGTGCAGACCGAACTCGCCCGGCTGGAAGCCGAGTTCAACGCCGTCCGGGCGGGCGTGTACGGCTCGATGCACCGCCAGTGGGAGGTGCTGGCGGCCGGCGGCACCCTGGACGACCTCACCCCCACCGAGCGGGCCGCCTCCCCGCTGTCCTGGCTGCACGCCTTCCGCAGCTCCCGGGACATCGTGGCCCGGCTCTACGACCTGCTGCAGACCTGGTCGATCAACCGCTCCTCGCCGATGGACCGCTGGCTGCGCGACACCACCGTCCTCGCCCAGCACCTGGTCGCCCAGGACCGCATCCTGCAGTCCGCCGGCGCCTACCTGCTGGGCGCCGAGCCCGAGTTCGGCATCAGCCTCGGCCTGGTCTGA
- a CDS encoding class I tRNA ligase family protein, whose product MAALLVIAPGPTANGDLHLGHLAGPFLSADVCARYARATGRDSLFGTGVHFTQNYIVTTARRLGEAPEDLRLRAAEQVEATLAAAGIVPDGFVRFDERYLKTVRTFFERLHGEGHLRLRKVRFPYLPDTGEYLTDAYVRGGCPVCLAEGCAGLCENCGHWIASGDLLDPRSTRHPELPVELREKEVLVLPLEEHRTALASHFARLAPTMRPRLAQLVEELMARRLPDYPITLPIDWGIPAPFAETPGQVLYSDTETVAWSLHAIALAAESRGEVPGDEERHWALEAGPEVAYFFGSDASFAFALAGTAMLLALGGLALPAHFVTNEFYELDSDKFSTSRGHVVTGRQLTAEVPRDLARYYLAATGPDFQRTNFTRAAMDRVCGQRLVEPWNRVAAKAEAYLDRGPLPVSARSRHAAALIAERFAAALRPRRFSLSAAAFTLTEQLGRLDRWEVTDTDAGDFWHELDLFLRCAAPLLVDLGAEGLPDPAIPAEPTATTVRPRALPRLATGVRGSARGGGR is encoded by the coding sequence ATGGCCGCGCTGCTGGTGATCGCCCCCGGCCCCACCGCCAACGGGGACCTGCACCTGGGCCACCTGGCCGGCCCGTTCCTGTCCGCCGACGTGTGCGCCCGCTACGCCCGCGCCACCGGCCGCGACAGCCTGTTCGGCACCGGCGTCCACTTCACCCAGAACTACATCGTCACCACCGCCCGCCGGCTCGGCGAGGCCCCCGAGGACCTGCGGCTGCGCGCCGCCGAACAGGTCGAGGCCACCCTGGCCGCGGCCGGCATCGTCCCCGACGGCTTCGTCCGGTTCGACGAGCGCTACCTCAAGACCGTCCGCACCTTCTTCGAACGGCTGCACGGCGAAGGCCACCTGAGACTGCGCAAGGTGCGCTTCCCGTACCTGCCGGACACCGGCGAGTACCTCACCGACGCCTACGTCCGCGGCGGCTGCCCGGTCTGCCTGGCCGAGGGCTGCGCCGGACTGTGCGAGAACTGCGGCCACTGGATCGCCTCCGGCGACCTGCTCGACCCGCGCTCCACCCGGCACCCCGAACTCCCGGTCGAACTCCGGGAGAAGGAGGTCCTGGTGCTGCCGCTGGAGGAGCACCGCACCGCGCTCGCCAGCCACTTCGCCCGGCTCGCCCCCACCATGCGGCCCCGGCTCGCCCAGCTGGTCGAGGAGCTGATGGCCCGCCGGCTGCCCGACTACCCGATCACCCTGCCGATCGACTGGGGCATCCCCGCCCCGTTCGCCGAGACCCCCGGCCAGGTGCTGTACTCCGACACCGAGACCGTCGCCTGGAGCCTGCACGCCATCGCGCTGGCCGCCGAGTCCCGCGGCGAGGTGCCCGGCGACGAGGAACGGCACTGGGCACTGGAGGCCGGGCCCGAAGTGGCCTACTTCTTCGGCTCCGACGCCAGCTTCGCCTTCGCCCTGGCCGGCACCGCCATGCTGCTCGCCCTCGGCGGCCTCGCGCTGCCCGCGCACTTCGTCACCAACGAGTTCTACGAACTCGACAGCGACAAGTTCTCCACCAGCCGCGGCCACGTCGTCACCGGCCGCCAGCTCACCGCCGAGGTCCCGCGCGACCTCGCCCGCTACTACCTGGCCGCCACCGGCCCCGACTTCCAGCGCACCAACTTCACCCGCGCCGCCATGGACCGGGTCTGCGGCCAGCGCCTGGTCGAACCGTGGAACCGGGTCGCCGCCAAGGCCGAGGCGTACCTCGACCGCGGCCCGCTGCCGGTCAGCGCCCGCTCCCGGCACGCCGCCGCCCTGATCGCCGAACGCTTCGCGGCCGCCCTGCGCCCGCGCCGCTTCAGCCTCAGCGCCGCCGCCTTCACCCTCACCGAACAACTCGGCCGGCTCGACCGCTGGGAGGTCACCGACACCGACGCCGGCGACTTCTGGCACGAACTCGACCTGTTCCTGCGCTGCGCCGCCCCGCTGCTGGTCGACCTCGGCGCCGAGGGCCTGCCCGACCCCGCCATCCCCGCCGAACCCACCGCCACCACCGTCCGGCCCCGCGCCCTGCCCCGGCTGGCGACCGGCGTGCGCGGCAGTGCGCGCGGCGGCGGACGGTGA
- a CDS encoding MFS transporter, protein MTDDDKPPIGVLDTLRATPTTVRYLLGGVLVNQLGAFVQTFLVLYLTHRGMSGGTAGLALAAYSLGTVFGTVLGGEITHRLGARTTIVAAMAGSAPLVAVLPLLARPGRVPVLLAAIALAGLFAQAYRPAASVLLSDLMPERYQVMAFSMMRIALNTGAALAPLIAAGVILLDWDLLFWLDGATTLVYALLAHRLLPRHAAPEQASEPAAAPRTRAERRSGGRAAYGRMLRDRAYLAYLAAVVLGTVAYVQSSISLPLEIVHDGYPTWLYSAVLTASSLVLITCELKITAYITRIPTHLAVGVGHLVNSVGLAAYGLAVHSGAFVLFGAVLAVSGLMIAGPSMFAHPATFPAGSKARYLATMQAAAGLASAVGPLFGVWAWTHLHAGFWVLMALVNGLAGVLALLGTKHRADRADRADTARPDTAPEPVGETA, encoded by the coding sequence GTGACCGACGACGACAAGCCACCGATCGGCGTCCTCGACACGCTCAGAGCCACCCCGACCACCGTCCGCTACCTGCTCGGCGGCGTCCTGGTCAACCAGCTCGGCGCGTTCGTCCAGACCTTCCTGGTGCTGTACCTGACGCACCGGGGGATGTCCGGCGGCACCGCGGGCCTGGCGCTCGCCGCGTACAGCCTGGGCACCGTGTTCGGCACCGTGCTCGGCGGGGAGATCACCCACCGGCTCGGGGCGCGCACCACCATCGTCGCGGCGATGGCCGGCTCCGCGCCGCTGGTCGCGGTGCTGCCGCTGCTGGCCCGGCCCGGGCGGGTCCCGGTGCTGCTGGCGGCGATCGCGCTGGCCGGCCTGTTCGCCCAGGCGTACCGGCCCGCCGCCTCGGTGCTGCTCAGCGACCTGATGCCGGAGCGCTACCAGGTGATGGCGTTCTCCATGATGCGGATCGCCCTGAACACCGGCGCCGCGCTCGCCCCGCTGATCGCCGCCGGGGTGATCCTGCTCGACTGGGACCTGCTGTTCTGGCTGGACGGCGCCACCACCCTGGTCTACGCGCTGCTCGCCCACCGGCTGCTGCCCCGGCACGCGGCGCCCGAGCAGGCGTCCGAACCGGCGGCCGCCCCCCGGACGAGGGCCGAGCGCCGCTCCGGCGGCCGGGCCGCGTACGGGCGGATGCTCCGGGACCGGGCCTACCTCGCCTACCTGGCGGCGGTGGTGCTCGGGACGGTCGCCTACGTGCAGTCCTCGATCTCGCTGCCACTGGAGATCGTCCACGACGGCTACCCGACCTGGCTGTACAGCGCGGTGCTGACCGCCTCCTCGCTGGTGCTGATCACCTGCGAGCTGAAGATCACCGCGTACATCACCCGGATCCCCACCCACCTGGCGGTCGGCGTCGGCCACCTGGTCAACTCGGTCGGGCTGGCCGCCTACGGGCTGGCCGTGCACTCCGGGGCGTTCGTGCTGTTCGGCGCGGTGCTCGCGGTCAGCGGCCTGATGATCGCCGGGCCCAGCATGTTCGCCCACCCGGCCACCTTCCCGGCCGGGTCGAAGGCCCGCTACCTGGCCACCATGCAGGCCGCGGCCGGCCTGGCCTCGGCGGTCGGACCGCTGTTCGGCGTCTGGGCCTGGACGCACCTGCACGCCGGGTTCTGGGTGCTGATGGCCCTGGTCAACGGCCTGGCCGGGGTGCTCGCCCTGCTCGGCACCAAGCACCGGGCGGACCGGGCGGACCGGGCGGACACCGCCCGGCCGGACACCGCCCCGGAACCCGTGGGGGAGACCGCGTGA
- a CDS encoding acyl-CoA dehydrogenase family protein, with the protein MSAAAALDAAEILRRARELAPVLREKAAEIEAHRTLPAEVVELLRATGVFRMCFARSWGGPELTSLEQLEVVEALAYGDASAAWCAVIGANSGLLANFLHQSVVKDVYPDLDLITAGVLAPAGRAERVPGGFRLSGRWSFGSGIAHSDWVTSGAFLFQDGEPWAEPGSPHAHDSRQFLVPRSAVELVPNWDTTGLRGTGSCDYTMDGVFVPEEHTFTFWEVRGAPSPLAQPDSFMRALCGVPLGVARAALDHVREVATARYDRMAGRGWADSWRVQTELARCEAEFNAAREGARAAARRQWEVLAAGGTLDDLTPDERAASPLAWLHAFRASRAVVVRLYDLLQTWSINRSSPMDRWLRDTAVMCQNLTAQDAVLESVGAYLLGRPPLFRISLGLST; encoded by the coding sequence GTGAGCGCCGCCGCGGCCCTGGACGCCGCCGAGATCCTGCGCCGGGCCCGGGAGTTGGCGCCGGTGCTGCGGGAGAAGGCCGCGGAGATCGAGGCCCACCGGACGCTGCCCGCCGAGGTGGTCGAACTGCTGCGCGCCACCGGCGTGTTCCGGATGTGCTTCGCCCGCTCCTGGGGCGGCCCCGAACTCACCTCGCTGGAACAGCTGGAGGTGGTGGAGGCGCTCGCGTACGGCGACGCCTCGGCCGCCTGGTGCGCCGTGATCGGCGCCAACAGCGGCCTGCTGGCCAACTTCCTGCACCAGTCCGTGGTCAAGGACGTCTACCCCGACCTGGACCTGATCACCGCGGGCGTGCTCGCCCCCGCCGGCCGGGCCGAGCGCGTCCCCGGCGGCTTCCGGCTCAGCGGCCGCTGGTCGTTCGGCTCCGGCATCGCGCACAGCGACTGGGTCACCTCCGGCGCCTTCCTGTTCCAGGACGGCGAGCCCTGGGCCGAGCCCGGCAGCCCGCACGCGCACGACTCCCGGCAGTTCCTGGTGCCCCGCTCCGCCGTCGAACTGGTCCCGAACTGGGACACCACCGGCCTGCGCGGGACCGGCAGTTGCGACTACACGATGGACGGCGTGTTCGTCCCCGAGGAGCACACCTTCACCTTCTGGGAGGTCCGCGGCGCCCCGAGCCCGCTCGCCCAGCCGGACTCCTTCATGCGCGCCCTGTGCGGCGTCCCGCTCGGAGTGGCCCGGGCCGCCCTCGACCACGTCCGCGAGGTCGCCACCGCCCGCTACGACCGGATGGCCGGTCGCGGCTGGGCCGACAGCTGGCGGGTGCAGACCGAACTCGCCCGCTGCGAGGCCGAGTTCAACGCCGCCCGGGAGGGCGCCCGGGCCGCCGCCCGGCGGCAGTGGGAGGTGCTGGCGGCCGGCGGCACCCTGGACGACCTCACCCCGGACGAGCGGGCCGCCTCCCCGCTCGCCTGGCTGCACGCCTTCCGGGCCTCCCGGGCCGTCGTCGTCCGGCTCTACGACCTGCTGCAGACCTGGTCGATCAACCGCTCCTCGCCGATGGACCGCTGGCTGCGCGACACCGCCGTGATGTGCCAGAACCTCACCGCCCAGGACGCGGTGCTGGAGTCGGTCGGCGCCTACCTGCTCGGCCGGCCGCCGCTGTTCCGGATCAGCCTCGGCCTCTCCACCTGA
- a CDS encoding SidA/IucD/PvdA family monooxygenase translates to MADLEVGVLAIGAGPANLALAAAIEESGSAELARNTLLLEQAPDIKWQRDLLMPWARSQVSFLKDLVTLRDPRSRFSFLNFLHQHDRLDQFINLGTFHPHRWEFSDYLQWVARSLEQVRIRYDAKATATEPRHDVDGKLIGWQVTLADGDTIRCRDLVVGAGRDMHIPPVFADLPAEKLIHSARFRSRINAVDKDAPLRTVVVGGAQSAAEMFMALYENLPNSTVTMLVRSIGLQNYQTSKFVNELFYPSFVDEFFDAPADTRAQLLDEMRFTNYAALAPPFLDELYMLLYREKMIGTGRAEVRAMTEVAAAREEDGEVVLDLRDRRTGKVTELRCDLVLLGTGYDSRMPSLVRELTGKTGLSEVSVSRDYRVDLGTGTDAALYLQGVNEATHGIADSLISVLAHRARDITGDLLERHGLTPAGAR, encoded by the coding sequence GTGGCTGACCTAGAGGTGGGCGTACTGGCGATCGGCGCCGGCCCGGCGAACCTGGCCCTCGCCGCCGCGATCGAGGAGAGCGGCTCCGCCGAACTGGCCCGGAACACCCTGCTGTTGGAGCAGGCCCCGGACATCAAGTGGCAGCGCGACCTGCTGATGCCCTGGGCCCGCAGCCAGGTGTCCTTCCTGAAGGACCTGGTGACGCTGCGCGACCCGCGCAGCCGCTTCTCGTTCCTCAACTTCCTGCACCAGCACGACCGGCTGGACCAGTTCATCAACCTGGGCACCTTCCACCCGCACCGCTGGGAGTTCTCCGACTACCTCCAGTGGGTGGCCCGCTCGCTGGAGCAGGTGCGGATCCGCTACGACGCCAAGGCCACCGCCACCGAGCCGCGCCACGACGTCGACGGCAAGCTGATCGGCTGGCAGGTCACCCTCGCCGACGGCGACACCATCCGCTGCCGCGACCTGGTGGTCGGCGCCGGCCGCGACATGCACATCCCGCCGGTCTTCGCCGACCTGCCCGCCGAGAAGCTCATCCACAGCGCCCGCTTCCGCAGCCGGATCAACGCCGTCGACAAGGACGCCCCGCTGCGCACCGTGGTCGTCGGCGGCGCGCAGAGCGCCGCCGAGATGTTCATGGCGCTGTACGAGAACCTGCCGAACTCCACCGTCACCATGCTGGTCCGCTCGATCGGCCTGCAGAACTACCAGACCAGCAAGTTCGTCAACGAGCTGTTCTACCCGTCCTTCGTCGACGAGTTCTTCGACGCCCCCGCCGACACCCGCGCCCAGCTCCTCGACGAGATGCGGTTCACCAACTACGCCGCGCTCGCCCCGCCGTTCCTGGACGAGCTGTACATGCTGCTGTACCGGGAGAAGATGATCGGCACCGGCCGGGCCGAGGTCCGGGCGATGACCGAGGTCGCCGCCGCCCGCGAGGAGGACGGCGAGGTGGTCCTCGACCTGCGCGACCGGCGCACCGGCAAGGTCACCGAACTCCGCTGCGACCTGGTCCTGCTCGGCACCGGCTACGACAGCCGGATGCCGTCCCTGGTAAGGGAGTTGACCGGCAAGACCGGGCTGTCCGAGGTCTCCGTCAGCCGCGACTACCGGGTCGACCTCGGCACCGGCACCGACGCCGCGCTCTACCTCCAGGGCGTCAACGAGGCCACCCACGGCATCGCGGACTCGCTGATCAGCGTGCTCGCCCACCGGGCCCGCGACATCACCGGCGACCTGCTGGAGCGCCACGGCCTCACCCCGGCCGGTGCCCGCTGA
- a CDS encoding NAD(P)/FAD-dependent oxidoreductase, translating to MSTAAHVVVVGAGVTGLLTAVACARAGHRVTVLERGPLPNPDATSHDQHRALRTLLPGDPDGTARRLAAHRHWEDLETLFGTPLHRRVGTLTAHPAERVDDLLAEADGAGVPVDLPAPDALPPLGLPPGTVGVRERTGGVLLADRVLRAAARWLTARPGVALRPHSTVRSVFTGSGRIVLDTGEVLRGDLALLAGGPWTRRLADSPVTLYRQTMLYLGRPDGAVVGGTGSGGSGSGPGDSGSSPGGDRWDDAPAAGGLGRAGRGWVLPPGAGTLLKLSSDTVCRPVADTDSRGEDQQPYLDRLAAEGVLPDLERYPVAGVRVCHYTADTATGGPLLTRVSPGLWTRAACGGSGFSTAPLVAERIAEAVKEEA from the coding sequence GTGAGCACCGCCGCGCACGTGGTGGTGGTCGGCGCGGGCGTCACCGGCCTGCTCACCGCCGTCGCCTGCGCCCGGGCCGGGCACCGGGTCACCGTGCTGGAACGCGGCCCGCTGCCCAACCCCGACGCCACCTCGCACGACCAGCACCGCGCCCTGCGCACCCTGCTGCCCGGCGACCCCGACGGCACCGCCCGCCGGCTCGCCGCGCACCGCCACTGGGAAGACCTGGAAACCCTGTTCGGCACCCCGCTGCACCGCCGGGTCGGCACGCTCACCGCCCACCCCGCGGAACGGGTCGACGACCTGCTCGCCGAGGCCGACGGGGCCGGCGTCCCGGTCGACCTGCCGGCGCCGGACGCACTCCCGCCGCTCGGCCTGCCGCCCGGCACCGTCGGAGTGCGCGAGCGCACCGGCGGCGTGCTGCTCGCCGACCGGGTGCTGCGGGCCGCCGCCCGCTGGCTGACCGCCCGGCCCGGGGTGGCGCTGCGCCCGCACAGCACCGTCCGCTCGGTGTTCACCGGCTCCGGCCGGATCGTGCTGGACACCGGCGAGGTGCTCCGCGGCGACCTCGCCCTGCTGGCCGGCGGCCCGTGGACCCGCCGGCTGGCCGACAGCCCGGTCACGCTGTACCGGCAGACCATGCTCTACCTGGGACGCCCGGACGGCGCCGTGGTCGGCGGCACCGGATCCGGCGGCAGCGGCAGCGGCCCCGGCGACAGCGGCAGCAGCCCCGGCGGCGACCGCTGGGACGACGCCCCCGCCGCGGGCGGCCTCGGCCGGGCGGGCCGCGGCTGGGTGCTGCCGCCCGGCGCCGGCACCCTGCTCAAGCTCAGCTCCGACACGGTGTGCCGCCCCGTCGCGGACACCGACAGCCGCGGCGAGGACCAGCAGCCGTACCTGGACCGGCTCGCCGCCGAGGGCGTCCTGCCCGACCTGGAGCGCTACCCCGTGGCCGGCGTCCGGGTCTGCCACTACACCGCGGACACCGCCACCGGCGGCCCGCTGCTCACCCGGGTCTCCCCGGGCCTGTGGACCCGCGCCGCGTGCGGCGGCAGCGGGTTCTCCACCGCTCCGCTGGTCGCGGAACGCATCGCCGAGGCAGTGAAGGAGGAGGCGTGA
- a CDS encoding ATP-grasp domain-containing protein: MNAPDRPRPVLIVGYVAFAVPAVAAFQGPDSVVYVEEPDVARKRHLAEAVQRIDYARELIEWEYHLPGRADAFFAAHPGLDPVAVIPAVEYAVPFAARLAERYGLPGAGLGAAQLLRDKHQLRVVAAAAGIANPASEPVADAAALAGFLARHPGPAVLKPANRQASVGTLVVHGPEEAEAAWAFGQAQDEGAFVPDRPIAPVMLAEQYVRGPEFSVEMLVGGGRPLFANTTGKLLYPGRYPIEAGHTVPAELPFETRELLAAETERLAAAVGFGTGVLHCEWILADGVPVLVECAGRLPGDSITDLIEAAYPVELTRAYFALMRGEDPGPLPAKAERATAAAFLAPDRPGTVTAVHGLDAAAAAAGVQLAAVGIAPGHRAAGLRSSWDRVGIVTTLADTPAEARRLADEAAALVRFDIDSRVEEES, from the coding sequence GTGAACGCGCCCGACCGGCCGCGACCGGTGCTGATCGTCGGCTACGTGGCCTTCGCGGTGCCCGCCGTCGCCGCCTTCCAGGGCCCCGACTCGGTGGTGTACGTCGAGGAACCGGACGTCGCCCGCAAGCGGCACCTCGCCGAGGCCGTCCAACGCATCGACTACGCCCGCGAGTTGATCGAGTGGGAGTACCACCTGCCGGGCCGGGCGGACGCCTTCTTCGCCGCCCACCCCGGGCTCGACCCGGTCGCGGTGATCCCGGCCGTCGAGTACGCGGTGCCGTTCGCGGCCCGGCTGGCGGAACGCTACGGGCTGCCCGGCGCCGGCCTCGGCGCCGCCCAACTGCTGCGTGACAAACACCAGTTGCGGGTGGTCGCGGCCGCCGCCGGGATCGCCAACCCGGCCAGCGAACCGGTCGCCGACGCCGCCGCCCTGGCCGGCTTCCTGGCCCGGCACCCCGGCCCGGCGGTGCTCAAGCCCGCCAACCGGCAGGCGTCGGTCGGCACCCTGGTGGTCCACGGCCCCGAGGAGGCCGAGGCGGCCTGGGCGTTCGGACAGGCCCAGGACGAGGGCGCGTTCGTACCGGACCGGCCGATCGCCCCCGTCATGCTGGCCGAACAGTACGTCCGGGGGCCGGAGTTCAGCGTCGAGATGCTGGTCGGAGGCGGCCGCCCGCTGTTCGCCAACACCACCGGCAAGCTGCTCTACCCCGGCCGGTACCCGATCGAGGCCGGACACACCGTCCCGGCCGAACTCCCGTTCGAGACACGCGAGTTGCTGGCCGCCGAGACCGAACGGCTGGCCGCCGCGGTCGGCTTCGGCACCGGCGTGCTGCACTGCGAGTGGATCCTCGCCGACGGCGTCCCGGTGCTGGTCGAGTGCGCCGGACGGCTGCCCGGCGACTCGATCACCGACCTGATCGAGGCCGCCTACCCCGTCGAACTGACCCGCGCCTACTTCGCGCTGATGCGCGGCGAGGACCCCGGCCCGCTGCCCGCCAAGGCCGAACGCGCCACCGCCGCCGCCTTCCTGGCCCCCGACCGGCCCGGCACCGTCACCGCCGTGCACGGCCTGGACGCGGCCGCCGCCGCCGCGGGCGTGCAGCTCGCCGCGGTCGGCATCGCCCCCGGCCACCGCGCCGCCGGCCTGCGCAGCTCCTGGGACCGGGTCGGCATCGTCACCACCCTCGCCGACACCCCCGCCGAGGCCCGCCGACTGGCCGACGAGGCCGCCGCACTGGTCCGGTTCGACATCGACTCCCGAGTGGAGGAGGAATCATGA